From Arcticibacter tournemirensis, one genomic window encodes:
- a CDS encoding endonuclease/exonuclease/phosphatase family protein: MAIRYKLNNLIIRITLLLTIIASLALVSSETARYISPQVFWPSAFIGLAYVPLFLLNLLLLIFHSLRRKITFLIPLIAILLGWNVMTDTFGLRSASAIESKDPETIRLLTWNIHYFQDIYLRPLAESQQEMLATINGTEADVICIQEFYTGQDNDATKGMNKIKAFLKKRYAFFQPMEGETRGMAIFSKYPILRTGMIAFSIEPSGNQCIFTDILKDGKTLRVYAVHLESIKLQSQQLSYIDSFVKGKERNIRPSKKIAGQLKRAFLERSSQVKLVKEHASTCPYPYIICGDFNDPPSSYAFHSMARGLKNTFAEKGHGIFPVTYYKGFLKYQIDHILVSPEFEVLNHQIIKKKLSDHYPVLTDVKL; the protein is encoded by the coding sequence ATGGCAATAAGATACAAACTTAATAATTTAATAATAAGGATTACATTACTGTTAACCATCATTGCATCCCTCGCTCTTGTTAGCAGTGAAACAGCCAGGTATATCTCACCGCAGGTATTTTGGCCATCGGCTTTTATTGGGCTTGCTTACGTTCCTCTTTTTCTGTTAAACCTGTTGCTGTTGATCTTTCATAGTTTGAGACGAAAAATCACTTTCCTTATTCCTTTGATTGCAATACTTCTCGGCTGGAACGTCATGACTGATACATTTGGTCTCAGATCAGCATCCGCAATAGAATCAAAAGATCCGGAAACCATTCGCCTGCTAACCTGGAACATCCATTACTTTCAGGATATATATCTAAGGCCTCTTGCCGAATCGCAGCAAGAAATGCTTGCCACTATAAATGGTACCGAAGCCGATGTTATTTGCATACAGGAGTTTTACACAGGACAAGATAATGATGCCACTAAAGGGATGAACAAAATTAAAGCATTCCTAAAAAAGAGGTATGCCTTCTTTCAACCAATGGAGGGTGAAACGAGGGGAATGGCCATTTTTTCGAAATATCCTATACTCCGGACGGGAATGATTGCGTTCTCCATCGAACCGAGCGGCAACCAGTGCATCTTTACCGACATTCTTAAAGATGGAAAAACACTACGGGTTTATGCGGTACATCTTGAATCTATAAAACTTCAATCACAGCAATTAAGCTACATAGATAGTTTTGTAAAAGGCAAAGAACGAAATATACGCCCATCGAAAAAAATTGCCGGCCAGTTAAAACGTGCGTTCCTGGAAAGAAGCAGCCAGGTTAAACTGGTAAAAGAACATGCGTCCACCTGCCCATACCCTTATATTATCTGCGGCGATTTTAACGACCCTCCGTCATCATATGCTTTCCATTCAATGGCCAGGGGTTTGAAAAACACCTTTGCAGAGAAAGGTCATGGCATATTTCCGGTGACATATTATAAAGGTTTCCTAAAATACCAGATTGATCATATTCTTGTAAGTCCTGAATTTGAAGTTTTAAATCATCAAATAATCAAGAAAAAGCTGTCAGATCATTATCCAGTACTAACCGATGTAAAACTCTGA